The Ornithorhynchus anatinus isolate Pmale09 chromosome X2, mOrnAna1.pri.v4, whole genome shotgun sequence genome window below encodes:
- the APBA3 gene encoding amyloid-beta A4 precursor protein-binding family A member 3: MDIRTAPAPPPGLPPEAPAMDLEKAETPCPSSPSLLAPLDSPSRGNDVGSDPAPSWSLTDPEGPLTPSPKEVERTEAQDPAHRLVRGLSKMELDEELRGGSPEEKEIQGLMSQLQALRPDLVDAPPREGLPCPLHIAMGRGLATPPPSETPGGHGLLSVEAGREDLLSLLCCEGSTPTGDSSPPAQLSDMVSLSDPVPRLLQPPAGPEGPEAGGGDLQKWSKGEDSPSSSPEPWLGPNPLAQPEELPGAAAQAPETLTSFPAFREVPGPCDPEDLLDGVIFGAKYMGSTQLVSERNPPTSARMAQAQEAVDRIKAPEGESQPMTEVDLFISTQRVKVLTADSQEAMMDHPLQTISYIADIGNIVVLMARRCLAQRSGPRDKRLYKMICHVFHSADAQLIAQAIGQAFSVAYQHFLQASGIDPCQLSAQQYQEALGDGDLHNGDLAHFSNQENCKDVTIQKQKGEILGVAVVESGWGSLLPTVVIANLLHGGPAERSGELSIGDRLTAVNGTSLVGLPLAACQNIIRELKHQVEVKLNIVHCPPVTTAIIRRPDAKDQLGFCVENGIICSLMRGGIAERGGIRVGHRIIEINGQSVVAMPHEKIIQLLTQAVSEVHIKTMPASTYRLLTGQEQPLYL; this comes from the exons ATGGACATCCGGAcagccccagccccgccacctggccTGCCGCCCGAGGCCCCTGCCATGGACCTGGAGAAGGCTgagaccccctgcccctcctcgccctccctcctcgctccTCTTGACTCTCCTTCACGGGGGAATGACGTGGGTTCAGACCCGGCCCCTTCCTGGAGTCTGACAGACCCCgaaggccctctgacccccagccctaaAGAGGTTGAGAGGACGGAGGCCCAGGACCCAGCGCACCGCCTCGTGAGAGGCCTGAGCAAAATGGAGCTGGACGAGGAGCTGCGGGGAGGGTCACCTGAAGAGAAAGAGATCCAGGGCCTAATGAGCCAGCTCCAGGCCCTGAGGCCTGATTTGGTCGATGCCCCGCCCCGGGAGGGTCTCCCTTGCCCCCTTCACATTGCCATGGGCCGAGGGCTGgctaccccacctccctctgagACCCCAGGGGGCCATGGGCTCCTGTCGGTTGAAGCCGGGAGGGAAGATCTGCTGAGTCTCCTCTGCTGTGAAGGGTCCACGCCCACAGGGGATtccagccccccagcccagcTCTCTGACATGGTCAGCCTCTCAGACCCTGTCCCCCGCCTCCTTCAGCCCCCGGCTGGCCCCGAGGGCCCAGAAGCAGGGGGCGGCGACCTCCAGAaatggtctaaaggggaggacagCCCCAGCAGCTCCCCAGAGCCCTGGCTGGGGCCGAACCCACTCGCCCAACCTGAGGAGCTGCCTGGTGCCGCCGCCCAG GCACCTGAGACCTTGACATCTTTCCCAGCCTTCAGGGAAG tGCCCGGGCCCTGCGATCCAGAGGATCTGCTGGATGGAGTCATCTTTGGTGCCAAGTATATGGGCTCCACCCAGCTTGTGTCAGAAAGAAATCCACCCACTAGTGCCCGCATGGCCCAGGCCCAGGAAGCTGTGGACCGGATCAAG GCCCCCGAGGGGGAGTCTCAGCCTATGACAGAAGTGGACCTCTTTATCTCTACCCAGAGGGTCAAGGTTCTTACAGCCGACTCTCAG GAGGCTATGATGGACCACCCGCTGCAGACCATTTCCTACATTGCGGATATTGGAAACATCGTCGTCTTGATGGCCCGGAGGTGCCTGGCTCAGCGGTCTGGCCCCAGAGATAAGCGGCTCTATAAGATGATTTGTCATGTCTTTCACTCGGCTGAT GCTCAGCTCATCGCTCAGGCAATTGGTCAAGCCTTCAGTGTGGCGTACCAGCACTTCCTGCAGGCCAGCGGCATTGACCCGTGCCAGCTGAGTGCCCAACAGTACCAGGAAGCGCTTGGAGACGGGGATCTGCACAATGGTGATCTGGCCCACTTCTCCAACCAAGAGAACTGCAAGGAT GTGACAAtccagaagcagaagggagagatccTAGGTGTGGCAGTAGTGGAGTCAGGCTGGGGCTCCCTGCTGCCCACAGTGGTCATTGCCAACTTGCTGCACGGGGGCCCTGCCGAGCGCTCTGGGGAGCTGAGCATTGGGGACCGGCTCACGGCCGTCAATGGGACCAGCTTGGTGGGGCTGCCCCTGGCTGCCTGCCAGAATATCATCCGG GAGCTGAAGCATCAGGTGGAGGTGAAGCTGAATATTGTACACTGTCCCCCCGTCACCACTGCCATCATCCGCCGGCCTGATGCCAAGGACCAGCTGGGCTTCTGTGTGGAGAATGGGATT atctgTAGCCTAATGCGTGGGGGCATCGCCGAGCGCGGGGGCATCCGCGTGGGGCACCGCATCATCGAGATCAACGGGCAGAGTGTCGTGGCCATGCCTCACGAGAAGATCATCCAGTTGCTCACACAGGCGGTCAGCGAG GTCCATATAAAGACGATGCCAGCCTCCACTTACCGCCTTCTCACAGGGCAGGAGCAGCCCCTGTATCTCTGA
- the TJP3 gene encoding tight junction protein ZO-3 isoform X1, protein MAVRFQVADMEELMIWEQYTVTLSKDPRRGFGIAISGGRDRPSGANRDVSVVVSDVVSGGPADGRLQTRDHIVMVNGVSMENVSSAFAIQTLKSCVKLADITVKRPRKIQLPVTKAHQPSSSPPSGLTPTTHRYDSDEEYSPRGQGSSPQSRGRYSGHRPPDDVDHNRGYDGDSSSERSSGHYRDERSRRNKGGRRSRAGSYRRRGSQDSGSDRTDPSWHRSSCDPDDETEGLALVSGFKRLPRQDVLMKPVKSILVKKKESEEFGLKLGSQIYIKHISDTGLAAQKSSLQEGDLVLKINGVSSENLSLTDTRQLIEKSEGVLTLLVLRDNRQFLVNIPPVLSDSDSSRLEDISDIGSELSQAPPSHVPPPPRGDRWSDSPQEGRRLQQEKSVESRDAQETHGKRSFDHTCRGPGSREDDGYCPDTKVVRFTKAKSIGLRLAGGNDVGIFVSGVQEGSPADGQGIKEGDQILQVNDTAFQNLTREEAVTYLLNLPPGEEMVLQTQCKQDIYRKMIKSNVGDSFYIRTHFELEPSEPSGLGFTRGEVFHVVDTLYRGRMGSWLAMRMGRELQEMEKGIIPNQSRAEHLANQEAAQRAMTAQPSSSGARAEFWKLRGLRGAKKNLRKSREDLSALTEQGHYPPYERVVLKEASFKRPVVILGPLADVAMQKLSIEMPDQFEIAESVSREGGPSKVIKLDTVRVIAEKDKHALLDVIPSAVERLNYVQYYPIVVFCNPGSRAEVKALRQWLVPTSKKSSRRLYTQATKMRKYCSHLFTATINLSGNNNIWYQDLKDIIKTQQSRPIWTAEDQMDTSSEENLELPHQNLGGSTDYLSCDSRANSDYEETDGEGGAYTDNDMDEEPREPALARSSEPVMVNEAEGQREQPMVSLTHPTQQVEDHPSHVQDHRPQGQWRPDQSIRAYEHEALKKKFTRARAYDSDEDDGYDWGPATDL, encoded by the exons gACCCCCGCAGGGGCTTTGGGATTGCCATCTCGGGAGGCAGGGATCGGCCCAGTGGAGCGAATAGAGATGTCTCCGTCGTGGTGTCGGATGTGGTGTCCGGAGGACCAGCAGATGGCAGGCTGCA aaCAAGAGATCACATTGTCATGGTGAATGGCGTTTCCATGGAGAACGTGTCCTCTGCATTTGCCATCCAGACCCTCAAGTCCTGCGTCAAACTGGCAGACATC ACAGTGAAGAGACCCCGAAAAATCCAGCTTCCGGTCACCAAAGCCCACCAACCCAGCAGCTCTCCCCCCTCTGGCCTTACCCCCACCACCCACCGCTACGACTCCGATGAGGAGTACAGCCCCCGGGGTCAAGGGTCGTCTCCACAGAGCCGGGGCCGCTACAGCGGGCACCGGCCCCCAGACGACGTGGATCACAACCGTGGCTATGACGGCGACTCATCCAGCGAGAGGAGCTCCGGCCATTACCGCGATGAGCGATCCCGCCGAAACAAGGGagggcggaggagccgggccggGAGCTACCGGAGGCGGGGCAGCCAGGACAGCGGCTCGGACCGGACGGACCCCAGCTGGCATCGCTCCAGCTGTGACCCAGACGACGAGACTGAAGGCCTGGCTTTGGTGTCCGGCTTCAAAAGGCTTCCCCGCCAGGATGTGCTCATGAAACCCGTGAAGTCCATCCTGGTGAAGAAGAAGGAGAGCGAAG AGTTTGGCTTGAAGCTAGGGAGCCAGATCTACATCAAGCACATCTCAGACACAGGACTGGCTGCCCAGAAAAGCTCTCTGCAGGAGGGAGATCTTGTCCTAAAG ATCAATGGGGTCTCCAGTGAGAACCTATCCCTGACGGACACCCGGCAGCTCATTGAAAAGTCAGAGGGTGTACTCACCCTGCTGGTGCTACGGGACAACCGGCAGTTCCTGGTGAACATCCCCCCAGTGCTGAGTGATAGCGACAGCTCCCGCTTGGAag ATATTTCAGACATTGGCTCTGAGCTGTCACAGGCGCCGCCGTCCCACGTGCCTCCACCACCCCGTGGCGACCGCTGGAGCGACTCCCCTCA ggaGGGGCGCCGGCTGCAACAGGAGAAGTCTGTGGAGTCAAGAG ATGCCCAGGAGACCCACGGGAAGAGGAGTTTTGACCATACCTGTCGAGGTCCCGGCAGCAGAGAGGATGATGG ATACTGCCCTGACACCAAAGTCGTACGCTTCACCAAGGCTAAGAGCATCGGCCTCCGGCTGGCAGGGGGCAATGATGTGGGCATCTTTGTGTCAGGTGTGCAGGAGGGGAGCCCTGCAGATGGCCAAGGCATTAAGGAGGGGGACCAGATTCTTCAG GTGAATGACACGGCCTTCCAGAACCTGACACGGGAAGAGGCGGTGACCTATCTTCTGAACTTGCCTCCTGGGGAGGAGATGGTGTTGCAGACCCAATGCAAGCAGGACA TCTACAGGAAGATGATCAAATCGAACGTGGGCGACTCCTTCTATATCCGCACCCACTTTGAGCTGGAGCCAAGTGAACCCTCGGGCCTGGGCTTCACCCGAGGAGAGGTTTTCCATGTGGTGGACACCCTGTACCGGGGCAGGATGGGCAGTTGGTTGGCCATGCGCATGGGCCGAGAGCTGCAAGAGATGGAAAAGGGCATCATCCCCAACCAGAGCAG GGCAGAGCACCTTGCCAACCAGGAAGCGGCCCAGCGGGCCATGACCGCCCAGCCAAGCTCCTCTGGAGCCCGGGCCGAGTTCTGGAAGTTGCGTGGCCTCCGCGGAGCCAAGAAGAACCTGCGCAAGAGCCGAGAGGACCTTTCGGCCCTCACTGAGCAGGGCCATTACCCTCCCTACGAGCGAGTGGTGCTGAAAGAAG CGAGCTTCAAGCGCCCCGTGGTGATTTTGGGTCCCCTCGCAGACGTGGCAATGCAGAAGCTGAGTATCGAGATGCCCGATCAATTTGAAATTGCTG AGAGTGTGTCTAGGGAAGGGGGTCCCTCGAAGGTCATCAAGCTGGACACGGTCCGAGTGATTGCTGAGAAG GACAAGCATGCATTGCTGGATGTCATTCCATCAGCTGTGGAGCGGCTCAATTACGTGCAGTACTACCCTATCGTGGTGTTCTGCAATCCTGGCAGCCGGGCGGAGGTGAAGGCCCTTCGCCAGTGGCTGGTCCCCACCTCCAAGAAGAGTTCTCGCCGGCTGTACACTCAGGCCACCAAGATGAGGAAGTACTGCAGCCATCTCTTCACAG CTACCATTAACCTCAGCGGGAACAACAATATTTGGTACCAAGACCTGAAAGACATCATCAAGACCCAGCAGTCCAGGCCCATTTGGACAGCTGAAGACCAG ATGGACACCTCCTCAGAGGAGAATCTGGAACTGCCCCACCAGAACCTCGGGGGCAGCACTGACTACCTGAGCTGCGACAGCCGGGCCAACAGCGACTACGAGGAGACcgacggggagggcggggcctacACGGACAATGACATGGATGAAGAGCCCAGAGAACCGGCGCTGGCCCGGTCTTCGGAGCCAGTGATGGTGAATGAAGCGGAAGGCCAAAGGGAGCAGCCGATGGTCTCCTTGACACACCCCACGCAGCAG GTGGAAGACCATCCCTCCCATGTTCAAGACCACCGCCCCCAGGGCCAGTGGAGACCGGATCAAAGCATCAG AGCCTATGAGCACGAGGCACTGAAGAAGAAGTTCACTCGCGCGAGAGCTTACGATTCCGACGAGGATGATGGCTACGACTGGGGTCCCGCCACTGACCTgtga
- the TJP3 gene encoding tight junction protein ZO-3 isoform X2, with protein MEELMIWEQYTVTLSKDPRRGFGIAISGGRDRPSGANRDVSVVVSDVVSGGPADGRLQTRDHIVMVNGVSMENVSSAFAIQTLKSCVKLADITVKRPRKIQLPVTKAHQPSSSPPSGLTPTTHRYDSDEEYSPRGQGSSPQSRGRYSGHRPPDDVDHNRGYDGDSSSERSSGHYRDERSRRNKGGRRSRAGSYRRRGSQDSGSDRTDPSWHRSSCDPDDETEGLALVSGFKRLPRQDVLMKPVKSILVKKKESEEFGLKLGSQIYIKHISDTGLAAQKSSLQEGDLVLKINGVSSENLSLTDTRQLIEKSEGVLTLLVLRDNRQFLVNIPPVLSDSDSSRLEDISDIGSELSQAPPSHVPPPPRGDRWSDSPQEGRRLQQEKSVESRDAQETHGKRSFDHTCRGPGSREDDGYCPDTKVVRFTKAKSIGLRLAGGNDVGIFVSGVQEGSPADGQGIKEGDQILQVNDTAFQNLTREEAVTYLLNLPPGEEMVLQTQCKQDIYRKMIKSNVGDSFYIRTHFELEPSEPSGLGFTRGEVFHVVDTLYRGRMGSWLAMRMGRELQEMEKGIIPNQSRAEHLANQEAAQRAMTAQPSSSGARAEFWKLRGLRGAKKNLRKSREDLSALTEQGHYPPYERVVLKEASFKRPVVILGPLADVAMQKLSIEMPDQFEIAESVSREGGPSKVIKLDTVRVIAEKDKHALLDVIPSAVERLNYVQYYPIVVFCNPGSRAEVKALRQWLVPTSKKSSRRLYTQATKMRKYCSHLFTATINLSGNNNIWYQDLKDIIKTQQSRPIWTAEDQMDTSSEENLELPHQNLGGSTDYLSCDSRANSDYEETDGEGGAYTDNDMDEEPREPALARSSEPVMVNEAEGQREQPMVSLTHPTQQVEDHPSHVQDHRPQGQWRPDQSIRAYEHEALKKKFTRARAYDSDEDDGYDWGPATDL; from the exons gACCCCCGCAGGGGCTTTGGGATTGCCATCTCGGGAGGCAGGGATCGGCCCAGTGGAGCGAATAGAGATGTCTCCGTCGTGGTGTCGGATGTGGTGTCCGGAGGACCAGCAGATGGCAGGCTGCA aaCAAGAGATCACATTGTCATGGTGAATGGCGTTTCCATGGAGAACGTGTCCTCTGCATTTGCCATCCAGACCCTCAAGTCCTGCGTCAAACTGGCAGACATC ACAGTGAAGAGACCCCGAAAAATCCAGCTTCCGGTCACCAAAGCCCACCAACCCAGCAGCTCTCCCCCCTCTGGCCTTACCCCCACCACCCACCGCTACGACTCCGATGAGGAGTACAGCCCCCGGGGTCAAGGGTCGTCTCCACAGAGCCGGGGCCGCTACAGCGGGCACCGGCCCCCAGACGACGTGGATCACAACCGTGGCTATGACGGCGACTCATCCAGCGAGAGGAGCTCCGGCCATTACCGCGATGAGCGATCCCGCCGAAACAAGGGagggcggaggagccgggccggGAGCTACCGGAGGCGGGGCAGCCAGGACAGCGGCTCGGACCGGACGGACCCCAGCTGGCATCGCTCCAGCTGTGACCCAGACGACGAGACTGAAGGCCTGGCTTTGGTGTCCGGCTTCAAAAGGCTTCCCCGCCAGGATGTGCTCATGAAACCCGTGAAGTCCATCCTGGTGAAGAAGAAGGAGAGCGAAG AGTTTGGCTTGAAGCTAGGGAGCCAGATCTACATCAAGCACATCTCAGACACAGGACTGGCTGCCCAGAAAAGCTCTCTGCAGGAGGGAGATCTTGTCCTAAAG ATCAATGGGGTCTCCAGTGAGAACCTATCCCTGACGGACACCCGGCAGCTCATTGAAAAGTCAGAGGGTGTACTCACCCTGCTGGTGCTACGGGACAACCGGCAGTTCCTGGTGAACATCCCCCCAGTGCTGAGTGATAGCGACAGCTCCCGCTTGGAag ATATTTCAGACATTGGCTCTGAGCTGTCACAGGCGCCGCCGTCCCACGTGCCTCCACCACCCCGTGGCGACCGCTGGAGCGACTCCCCTCA ggaGGGGCGCCGGCTGCAACAGGAGAAGTCTGTGGAGTCAAGAG ATGCCCAGGAGACCCACGGGAAGAGGAGTTTTGACCATACCTGTCGAGGTCCCGGCAGCAGAGAGGATGATGG ATACTGCCCTGACACCAAAGTCGTACGCTTCACCAAGGCTAAGAGCATCGGCCTCCGGCTGGCAGGGGGCAATGATGTGGGCATCTTTGTGTCAGGTGTGCAGGAGGGGAGCCCTGCAGATGGCCAAGGCATTAAGGAGGGGGACCAGATTCTTCAG GTGAATGACACGGCCTTCCAGAACCTGACACGGGAAGAGGCGGTGACCTATCTTCTGAACTTGCCTCCTGGGGAGGAGATGGTGTTGCAGACCCAATGCAAGCAGGACA TCTACAGGAAGATGATCAAATCGAACGTGGGCGACTCCTTCTATATCCGCACCCACTTTGAGCTGGAGCCAAGTGAACCCTCGGGCCTGGGCTTCACCCGAGGAGAGGTTTTCCATGTGGTGGACACCCTGTACCGGGGCAGGATGGGCAGTTGGTTGGCCATGCGCATGGGCCGAGAGCTGCAAGAGATGGAAAAGGGCATCATCCCCAACCAGAGCAG GGCAGAGCACCTTGCCAACCAGGAAGCGGCCCAGCGGGCCATGACCGCCCAGCCAAGCTCCTCTGGAGCCCGGGCCGAGTTCTGGAAGTTGCGTGGCCTCCGCGGAGCCAAGAAGAACCTGCGCAAGAGCCGAGAGGACCTTTCGGCCCTCACTGAGCAGGGCCATTACCCTCCCTACGAGCGAGTGGTGCTGAAAGAAG CGAGCTTCAAGCGCCCCGTGGTGATTTTGGGTCCCCTCGCAGACGTGGCAATGCAGAAGCTGAGTATCGAGATGCCCGATCAATTTGAAATTGCTG AGAGTGTGTCTAGGGAAGGGGGTCCCTCGAAGGTCATCAAGCTGGACACGGTCCGAGTGATTGCTGAGAAG GACAAGCATGCATTGCTGGATGTCATTCCATCAGCTGTGGAGCGGCTCAATTACGTGCAGTACTACCCTATCGTGGTGTTCTGCAATCCTGGCAGCCGGGCGGAGGTGAAGGCCCTTCGCCAGTGGCTGGTCCCCACCTCCAAGAAGAGTTCTCGCCGGCTGTACACTCAGGCCACCAAGATGAGGAAGTACTGCAGCCATCTCTTCACAG CTACCATTAACCTCAGCGGGAACAACAATATTTGGTACCAAGACCTGAAAGACATCATCAAGACCCAGCAGTCCAGGCCCATTTGGACAGCTGAAGACCAG ATGGACACCTCCTCAGAGGAGAATCTGGAACTGCCCCACCAGAACCTCGGGGGCAGCACTGACTACCTGAGCTGCGACAGCCGGGCCAACAGCGACTACGAGGAGACcgacggggagggcggggcctacACGGACAATGACATGGATGAAGAGCCCAGAGAACCGGCGCTGGCCCGGTCTTCGGAGCCAGTGATGGTGAATGAAGCGGAAGGCCAAAGGGAGCAGCCGATGGTCTCCTTGACACACCCCACGCAGCAG GTGGAAGACCATCCCTCCCATGTTCAAGACCACCGCCCCCAGGGCCAGTGGAGACCGGATCAAAGCATCAG AGCCTATGAGCACGAGGCACTGAAGAAGAAGTTCACTCGCGCGAGAGCTTACGATTCCGACGAGGATGATGGCTACGACTGGGGTCCCGCCACTGACCTgtga